In Solanum lycopersicum chromosome 5, SLM_r2.1, the following are encoded in one genomic region:
- the LOC101251382 gene encoding uncharacterized protein isoform X2, with translation MAAKKRSSRISSSSSSSSSRQSEAFKPSSPDSVKSQTNRHRWLITIFFIVFLIISLLIYCQRYYYTATTVVVDVEKPYVYQRGLVKVDSTYREVIDENLNVSENISRRHFGNPVLAYITPWNSKGYDLAKKFSSKITHLSPVWYELKNEGSKLVLHGRHNADRGWISDIRMKGNALILPRIVLEAIPLDLLKKKKLREKAINLIIMECKEMEYDGIVLESWSRWMAYGILHNSDMRNLALQFIKQLGEAMHSVNLERNGKTNLQLVYVIGPPRTDKLQEHDFGPEDLQALYDAVDGFSLMTYDHSSPYNPGPNAPLKWIRSTLHLLVGAGSKSRRLGEKIFVGINFYGNDFVMSGGLGGGPIIAHEYLSLLEQHKPVFQWEENSAEHFFLYSDNQNVQHAVFYPTLMSLAMRLEEARTWGAGISIWEIGQEPSG, from the exons ATGGCGGCTAAGAAGCGAAGCAGCCGAATTAGTTCCAGCTCGAGCTCCAGCTCAAGCCGCCAATCCGAAGCATTCAAGCCGTCATCGCCCGACTCAGTGAAATCTCAGACGAATCGCCATCGTTGGCTCATCACCATCTTCTTCATTGTGTTCTTGATAATTTCGTTACTGATTTACTGTCAAAGATACTACTACACTGCTACtactgttgttgttgatgttgagaaGCCCTATGTTTACCAGCGTGGACTTGTAAAAGTCGATTCGACTTACCGTGAAGTAATCGAT GAGAATTTGAATGTTTCGGAAAATATTAGTCGGAGGCATTTTGGGAATCCTGTTCTGGCTTATATTACTCCGTG GAATTCAAAAGGCTATGACCTGGCAAAGAAGTTCAGTTCTAAAATTACGCATTTGTCACCTGTTTGGTATGAATTGAAGAA TGAAGGAAGTAAATTAGTTCTGCATGGAAGACATAATGCTGATAGAGGATGGATTTCAGACATTCGAATGAAAGGAAATGCTCTG ATTTTACCTAGAATTGTCCTGGAGGCGATTCCGCTGGACTtgctgaagaagaagaagcttaGAGAGAAAGCAATCAACCTTATCATAATGGAGTGCAA GGAAATGGAGTATGATGGTATTGTACTTGAGTCCTGGTCAAGATGGATGGCTTATGGCATCTTGCATAATTCAGATATGAGAAATCTG GCATTGCAATTTATAAAGCAACTTGGAGAAGCTATGCATTCTGTGAACTTAGAAAGGAATGGCAAGACAAATCTGCAGTTAGTTTATGTGATAGGTCCACCACGTACAGATAAGCTGCAGGAGCACGACTTTGGACCAGAAGATTTACAAGCCCTTTATGATGCTGTAGATGGTTTCTCTCTCATGACTTATGACCATTCAAGTCCTTATAATCCGGGTCCCAATGCACCTCTGAAGTGGATACGCTCCACCTTGCATCTTCTTGTGGGTGCTGGCAGCAAAAGTAGGAGATTGGGTGAAAAAATCTTTGTCGGCATCAACTTCTATGGCAACGATTTTGTCATGTCCGGAG GTTTAGGCGGGGGACCTATCATAGCACACGAGTATCTCTCTTTGCTGGAGCAGCACAAGCCTGTATTTCAGTGGGAGGAGAATAGTGCTGAACATTTCTTCTTGTACTCTGACAATCAGAATGTCCAGCATGCTGTATTTTACCCAACGCTCATGTCACTTGCAATGCGACTTGAGGAAGCTCGTACATGGGGCGCAGGCATATCAATTTGGGAAATTGGTCAAG AGCCAAGCGGATAA
- the LOC138348973 gene encoding uncharacterized protein: MRKLGQKGLDNLLWYNLNTWCKKYFEEYSKCDIVDNNMAESFNAWIVSARYKTIITMLEEIRVKMMKRIGDLREFSNTWITDISPMSLKILQENIQKSMQCNLTWNGERGFEIKHHGFTHTVDIVNRRCSCRSWQLRGIPCPHGVAALHYKNLEPIHYVASCYSKETYLNTYAHFIQPMNNMKMWSTSNNPIVKPPKIRKLPGRPVKVRRKEADESRKTRKLSKRGAVMTCSKCGTQGHNKRGCPTRNQADPSQSTEPVSQARSTAPSQSSEPCSHTQATESGRGKGTGRATRGRASGRGVPAQSHENVTNTKR, from the exons ATGAGGAAATTAGGACAAAAAGGTTTAGATAATCTTTTATGGTACAATTTGAATACATGGTGCAAGAAGTATTTTGAAGAATATAGCAAATGTGATATTGTGGACAACAATATGGCAGAAAGCTTTAATGCTTGGATAGTGTCTGCAAGGTATAAAACCATCATTACAATGCTTGAGGAGATAAGGGTGAAGATGATGAAAAGAATTGGTGATTTGAGAGAGTTCTCAAACACTTGGATCACTGATATATCTCCTATGTCTTTgaagattttgcaagaaaacATTCAAAAGTCTATGCAATGTAACTTGACTTGGAATGGAGAAAGAGGTTTTGAGATTAAACACCATGGGTTTACACACACTGTGGACATTGTTAATAGGAGGTGTAGTTGCAGATCCTGGCAGCTTAGGGGAATTCCTTGTCCTCATGGTGTTGCTGCCCTTCATTACAAAAACTTGGAACCAATCCATTATGTGGCTAGCTGTTATAGCAAGGAAACCTACCTCAACACATATGCCCATTTTATTCAGCCAATGAATAACATGAAAATGTGGTCAACCTCAAATAATCCAATTGTAAAGCCACCAAAGATCAGAAAGTTGCCTGGAAGACCAGTTAAGGTTAGAAGAAAGGAAGCAGATGAAAGCAGAAAAACTAGAAAGTTGAGCAAAAGAGGTGCTGTAATGACTTGTAGCAAATGTGGCACACAAGGACACAATAAAAGAGGATGTCCTACAAGAAACCAAGCTGATCCAAGTCAATCAACTGAACCAGTTTCTCAGGCAAGAAGTACTGCTCCAAGTCAGTCATCTGAACCATGTTCTCATACACAG GCTACTGAAAGTGGTAGAGGAAAAGGCACAGGAAGAGCAACAAGAGGAAGAGCAAGTGGCAGAGGTGTTCCAGCTCAATCACATGAAAATGTTACAAATACAAAG AGGTAG
- the LOC138348609 gene encoding probable WRKY transcription factor 41 — protein sequence MGENSCWEREVVITELTKGKELMLQLQKHFDPMKQGVCQYLAAEILSSYDKAMSLLNGTALSGMMMSKGKEIIHSTPSSSTAPQLESPHLLADSSTKSCHRPSNYRKRKMLERRKEYVEARPGEEVPPEDGLSWRKYGQKVILGSKYPREYYRCARRCCGATKMVQRIETGPLTFEITYGGSHSCGQETKNQDEELLAVQQTKCDEVERGAGEIFESYIHKMVSTPNNSYNNSSTGVVFSNSNSLFNIPTPTSSPHPDTDFLLDDNNLALLFDHDVPENSGNDSLAALAGEVYKLYEENNKLNFPHRYDKQAEAENSRPLNNVGDRS from the exons ATGGGAGAAAACAGTTGTTGGGAGAGGGAAGTAGTGATTACTGAGCTAACAAAGGGGAAAGAATTGATGTTGCAGCTGCAAAAGCACTTTGATCCCATGAAACAGGGTGTGTGCCAGTATTTGGCTGCAGAAATACTTTCTTCCTATGATAAAGCTATGTCCCTCTTGAATGGCACAGCTTTATCTGGTATGATGATGAGTAAAGGTAAAGAGATTATTCATTCAACACCGTCTTCATCAACTGCGCCACAGCTGGAATCTCCTCATCTTCTGGCTGATAGTAGCACTAAGAGTTGTCACCGCCCCTCTAACTACAGGAAGAG GAAGATGCTGGAACGAAGGAAAGAGTATGTAGAAGCTCGACCCGGAGAAGAGGTTCCACCTGAAGATGGACTTAGTTGGAGAAAATATGGACAGAAAGTTATCTTAGGTTCAAAATATCCCAG AGAATATTATCGATGTGCTCGTCGTTGTTGTGGGGCTACTAAGATGGTCCAACGTATCGAGACAGGACCATTAACTTTTGAAATTACCTATGGAGGAAGTCACAGTTGTGGTCAAGAAACCAAAAATCAAGATGAAGAACTACTTGCTGTGCAGCAGACAAAATGTGATGAAGTTGAAAGAGGAGCCGGGGAAATATTTGAATCCTATATTCATAAGATGGTTTCAACCccaaataattcatataacaattCCTCAACGGGGGTTGTGTTCTCAAACTCCAATTCTTTGTTCAACATCCCCACACCGACTTCTTCACCTCATCCAGACACAGACTTTCTACTTGACGATAATAATCTCGCTCTCTTGTTTGATCATGATGTGCCTGAAAATTCTGGCAATGATTCTCTGGCTGCTCTGGCTGGTGAGGTCTATAAACTCTATGAGGAGaataacaaactcaattttCCTCATCGTTACGACAAACAGGCTGAGGCTGAGAATTCCAGACCCTTGAACAATGTTGGGGACCGATCATAA
- the LOC101251382 gene encoding uncharacterized protein isoform X1, producing the protein MAAKKRSSRISSSSSSSSSRQSEAFKPSSPDSVKSQTNRHRWLITIFFIVFLIISLLIYCQRYYYTATTVVVDVEKPYVYQRGLVKVDSTYREVIDENLNVSENISRRHFGNPVLAYITPWNSKGYDLAKKFSSKITHLSPVWYELKNEGSKLVLHGRHNADRGWISDIRMKGNALILPRIVLEAIPLDLLKKKKLREKAINLIIMECKEMEYDGIVLESWSRWMAYGILHNSDMRNLALQFIKQLGEAMHSVNLERNGKTNLQLVYVIGPPRTDKLQEHDFGPEDLQALYDAVDGFSLMTYDHSSPYNPGPNAPLKWIRSTLHLLVGAGSKSRRLGEKIFVGINFYGNDFVMSGGLGGGPIIAHEYLSLLEQHKPVFQWEENSAEHFFLYSDNQNVQHAVFYPTLMSLAMRLEEARTWGAGISIWEIGQGLEYFFDIF; encoded by the exons ATGGCGGCTAAGAAGCGAAGCAGCCGAATTAGTTCCAGCTCGAGCTCCAGCTCAAGCCGCCAATCCGAAGCATTCAAGCCGTCATCGCCCGACTCAGTGAAATCTCAGACGAATCGCCATCGTTGGCTCATCACCATCTTCTTCATTGTGTTCTTGATAATTTCGTTACTGATTTACTGTCAAAGATACTACTACACTGCTACtactgttgttgttgatgttgagaaGCCCTATGTTTACCAGCGTGGACTTGTAAAAGTCGATTCGACTTACCGTGAAGTAATCGAT GAGAATTTGAATGTTTCGGAAAATATTAGTCGGAGGCATTTTGGGAATCCTGTTCTGGCTTATATTACTCCGTG GAATTCAAAAGGCTATGACCTGGCAAAGAAGTTCAGTTCTAAAATTACGCATTTGTCACCTGTTTGGTATGAATTGAAGAA TGAAGGAAGTAAATTAGTTCTGCATGGAAGACATAATGCTGATAGAGGATGGATTTCAGACATTCGAATGAAAGGAAATGCTCTG ATTTTACCTAGAATTGTCCTGGAGGCGATTCCGCTGGACTtgctgaagaagaagaagcttaGAGAGAAAGCAATCAACCTTATCATAATGGAGTGCAA GGAAATGGAGTATGATGGTATTGTACTTGAGTCCTGGTCAAGATGGATGGCTTATGGCATCTTGCATAATTCAGATATGAGAAATCTG GCATTGCAATTTATAAAGCAACTTGGAGAAGCTATGCATTCTGTGAACTTAGAAAGGAATGGCAAGACAAATCTGCAGTTAGTTTATGTGATAGGTCCACCACGTACAGATAAGCTGCAGGAGCACGACTTTGGACCAGAAGATTTACAAGCCCTTTATGATGCTGTAGATGGTTTCTCTCTCATGACTTATGACCATTCAAGTCCTTATAATCCGGGTCCCAATGCACCTCTGAAGTGGATACGCTCCACCTTGCATCTTCTTGTGGGTGCTGGCAGCAAAAGTAGGAGATTGGGTGAAAAAATCTTTGTCGGCATCAACTTCTATGGCAACGATTTTGTCATGTCCGGAG GTTTAGGCGGGGGACCTATCATAGCACACGAGTATCTCTCTTTGCTGGAGCAGCACAAGCCTGTATTTCAGTGGGAGGAGAATAGTGCTGAACATTTCTTCTTGTACTCTGACAATCAGAATGTCCAGCATGCTGTATTTTACCCAACGCTCATGTCACTTGCAATGCGACTTGAGGAAGCTCGTACATGGGGCGCAGGCATATCAATTTGGGAAATTGGTCAAGGTTTGGAGtacttttttgatattttttag
- the LOC138348974 gene encoding probable WRKY transcription factor 41 → MGENSFWEREVVITELTKGKELMLQLQKHFDPMKQDVCRYLAAEILSSYDKAMSLLNGTALSGMMSKSKEIINPAPSSSTAPQLEFPQLLADSSTKSCDRPSKLRKRKTLAPRTEYVEARPGEEVSPKDGLNWRKYGQKLILGAKYPREYFQCVYCHCDATKMVQQIEKEPLSFEATYGGSHSCGQENKNQNEEVLVAVETQVGRAAGQLSECYIPEMGDL, encoded by the exons ATGGGAGAAAACAGCTTTTGGGAGAGAGAAGTAGTGATTACTGAGCTAACCAAGGGGAAGGAATTGATGTTACAACTGCAAAAACACTTTGATCCCATGAAACAGGACGTGTGCCGGTATTTGGCTGCGGAAATACTTTCTTCCTATGATAAAGCTATGTCCCTCTTAAATGGCACAGCTTTATCAGGAATGATGAGCAAAAGTAAAGAGATCATTAATCCAGCACCATCTTCATCAACTGCGCCCCAGCTGGAATTTCCTCAACTTCTGGCTGATAGTAGCACTAAGAGTTGTGACCGGCCCTCTAAATTAAGGAAGAG GAAGACGCTGGCACCAAGGACAGAGTATGTAGAAGCTCGACCCGGAGAAGAGGTTTCACCTAAAGATGGACTTAATTGGAGGAAATATGGACAGAAACTTATCTTAGGTGCAAAATATCCCAG AGAATATTTTCAATGTGTTTATTGTCATTGTGACGCTACTAAGATGGTCCAGCAAATCGAGAAAGAACCATTAAGTTTTGAAGCTACCTATGGAGGAAGTCACAGTTGTGgtcaagaaaacaaaaaccaAAATGAAGAAGTACTAGTTGCTGTGGAAACACAAGTTGGAAGAGCAGCAGGGCAACTATCTGAATGCTACATTCCTGAGATG GGAGACTTGTAA
- the LOC101244669 gene encoding cyclic nucleotide-gated ion channel 1-like has translation MMMNPKQDKYVRFEDRKLEQSSFSVDHKSLSTNRLFRVKKPSASSFMRSVKRRIEKGSERISSRRKPVRVHRVTKDQSIASNKRVLDPQGQFLQKWNKVFILACVFAVSLDPLFFYIPVIDDKNKCLDLDNTLKITACVLRSITDLFYVFHIILKFRTGFIAPSSRVYGVGELIEDSSAIAKRYLLSYFIVDVVAVLPLPQIVILIIAPNVNGPIALATKEMLKIVIFAQYVPRLFRIYPLSKEIERTTGFFNESALGGAVFNLFLYMLYSNVIGAFWYLFSIERQDTCWRNACDKIPNCLSDYLYCGGKMNGSAFLLNSSCPLLQQEDIKDPNEFDFGIALDALQFQVVEKRKFRTKLVYCFWWGLRNLSSLGQNLKTSTFDGDIIFAVFISIIGLILFSLIIGNMQKFMQSNLVRVEEMRMRRRDVEQWMSHRMLPDNLRERIRRHEQYKWQETKGVEEDSLIQSLPRDLRRDLKRHLCWSLLKRVPIFEKMDDQLLDALCDRLKPALFAEKSFIIREGDPVEEMHFLMRGTLLTMTTNGGRTGFFNSVHLKAGDFCGDELLTWALDPHTSSSSLPISTRTVQAVTDIESFSLTADDLKFVASQFRRLHSKQLQHTFRFFSQQWRTWAACFIQVAWRRHCRKKLEKSLREEEDKLQVALAKESTNASSLGSIMYASRFAANVLRALRHNNTTGTRSLPLLFHKPAEPDFSEKK, from the exons ATGATGATGAATCCCAAGCAGGACAAATATGTAAG GTTTGAGGACAGGAAGTTGGAACAATCATCCTTCAGCGTTGACCATAAAAGTTTGTCGACTAATAGGCTATTTCGCGTCAAAAAACCATCAGCTAGCTCGTTCATGAGAAGCGTTAAAAGAAGGATTGAGAAGGGTTCTGAAAGAATAAGTAGCAGGAGAAAACCAGTTCGCGTCCATCGTGTAACAAAAGATCAATCTATTGCATCAAACAAGAGAGTTCTTGATCCTCAGGGTCAATTTCTTCAGAAATGGAACAAAGTATTTATATTGGCTTGTGTATTTGCGGTGTCACTTGATCCGTTGTTCTTCTACATTCCTGTTATTGATGACAAAAACAAGTGCCTAGATTTGGACAACACGTTAAAGATCACTGCTTGCGTTCTTCGTTCTATCACTGATCTTTTCTATGTCTTTCACATTATCTTGAAATTTCGTACTGGCTTCATTGCTCCTTCTTCTCGAGTTTATGGAGTGGGTGAGTTAATTGAAGATTCCTCTGCTATAGCCAAGCGATATTTGTTATCTTATTTCATCGTTGACGTTGTAGCAGTCCTTCCACTCCCACAG ATTGTGATATTGATTATCGCTCCCAACGTTAATGGTCCCATTGCTCTGGCGACGAAAGAAATGTTGAAGATTGTAATTTTTGCTCAATATGTTCCAAGACTTTTTAGAATTTATCCATTGTCCAAAGAAATAGAAAGGACTACAGGCTTCTTTAATGAGAGTGCATTGGGTGGAGCTGTTTTCAACCTTTTCCTCTACATGTTGTACAGTAAT GTAATTGGAGCCTTTTGGTATTTGTTCTCGATAGAACGCCAAGATACATGCTGGCGCAACGCGTGTGACAAGATCCCCAACTGTTTGTCAGACTACTTATATTGTGGAGGAAAAATGAATGGAAGTGCTTTTTTACTGAATTCTTCTTGCCCTCTCCTGCAACAAGAAGATATAAAAGATCCAAATGAATTTGATTTTGGAATCGCACTCGATGCTCTTCAGTTTCAGGTTgtggaaaaaagaaaattccGGACCAAACTCGTGTATTGCTTTTGGTGGGGGCTGAGAAACTTAAG TTCTCTTGGCCAAAACCTTAAGACAAGTACCTTCGATGGAGATATTATCTTTGCCGTCTTCATCTCAATCATTGGGCTTATATTGTTTTCCTTGATTATTGGCAATATGCAG AAATTTATGCAATCTAACCTGGTTAGAGTAGAAGAGATGAGAATGAGAAGGCGGGATGTCGAACAGTGGATGTCTCATCGCATGCTTCCCGACAATCTGAGAGAGCGAATTAGAAGACATGAACAGTACAAATGGCAAGAAACAAAGGGAGTTGAGGAAGATTCACTCATTCAAAGTCTTCCTAGAGACTTGAGGAGAGATTTAAAGCGACATCTCTGTTGGTCTTTGCTCAAAAGA GTTCCTATATTTGAGAAAATGGACGACCAATTACTGGACGCATTGTGTGACAGATTGAAACCAGCACTCTTCGCGGAGAAGAGCTTCATAATCCGAGAAGGTGATCCAGTAGAAGAAATGCACTTTCTAATGAGAGGTACATTGTTAACTATGACCACAAATGGTGGAAGGACTGGTTTTTTCAACTCTGTTCATCTCAAGGCTGGTGACTTCTGTGGTGATGAGCTTTTGACATGGGCTTTAGACCCTCATACTTCCTCCAGTAGTCTTCCGATTTCGACTAGAACAGTGCAGGCTGTAACTGATATAGAATCTTTTTCCCTCACTGCTGATGACCTCAAGTTTGTCGCCTCACAATTTAGACGTCTGCATAGCAAGCAACTTCAGCATACTTTCAG GTTCTTCTCACAACAATGGAGGACATGGGCAGCATGCTTTATACAAGTAGCATGGCGTCGACACTGCAGGAAAAAACTCGAGAAATCCTTAAGAGAGGAAGAAGATAAATTGCAGGTTGCATTAGCTAAAGAGAGCACAAATGCATCAAGTCTTGGATCTATCATGTATGCATCTAGGTTTGCAGCTAATGTACTACGCGCCTTGCGACACAACAATACAACTGGTACCAGATCATTACCTCTACTGTTTCATAAACCAGCTGAACCAGATTTTAGTGAGAAAAAATGA
- the LOC138348442 gene encoding uncharacterized protein: MAQERNVNEGLSRGRGMTQHSQTSSEANYSRGGLGRGKRPVEHEDTSGGQTRPFKRPRMVGVGIYQAKDGFTTLNPGLPSRRVINTGTKVTKRADVVTGDIGYTPVRGFKWKGKTTITK, encoded by the exons ATGGCTCAAGAAAGAAATGTGAATGAAGGACTAAGTAGAGGAAGAGGAATGACTCAACATAGTCAAACTAGTTCAGAAGCAAACTACAGTAGAGGAGGCCTAGGAAGAGGGAAGAGACCAGTAGAACATGAAGACACTAGTGGAGGACAAACAAGACCTTTTAAAAGGCCAAGAATGGTAGGTGTTGGCATATACCAAGCTAAAGATGGATTTACAACTCTCAAT CCTGGATTGCCAAGTAGAAGAGTCATCAATACTGGTACAAAAGTTACAAAGAGGGCTGATGTTGTCACTGGTGATATTGGCTACACACCAGTACGTGGATTCAAATGGAAGGGGAAGACAACTATTACCAAGTAG